One segment of Rosa chinensis cultivar Old Blush chromosome 6, RchiOBHm-V2, whole genome shotgun sequence DNA contains the following:
- the LOC112174772 gene encoding zinc finger protein ZAT10, whose product MALQALNSPNTASLGGFEEAEPNRNMNHHLAAKRKRSKRPRFEDSLSEEEYMAFCLLLLARGGTTNATDTTAQLPPHPPAASYRCVVCSKTFGSYQALGGHKASHRKSDATSAVSAVSAAVTATVKTEIPAVTAASGGRTHECSICHKCFPTGQALGGHKRCHYDGGSSTANSAVTTVSEGGGGSSSHGQCQTQSQRGFVLDLNLPAEPEVLQVWTGFDKKKSTQASAEQEEVQSPMPEKKPRLTLGPE is encoded by the coding sequence ATGGCCTTGCAGGCTCTCAACTCCCCAAACACCGCCTCTCTCGGCGGCTTCGAAGAGGCGGAGCCTAACCGCAACATGAACCACCACCTCGCCGCGAAACGTAAGCGCTCCAAGAGGCCGCGCTTCGAGGACTCGCTTTCCGAAGAGGAGTACATGGCTTTCTGTCTTCTCTTGCTTGCTCGTGGCGGCACCACCAACGCCACCGACACCACCGCCCAACTGCCGCCGCATCCCCCTGCTGCTTCTTACAGGTGTGTTGTCTGCAGCAAGACTTTCGGCTCCTACCAGGCTCTTGGGGGCCACAAGGCTAGCCACCGTAAGTCTGACGCCACCTCCGCCGTCTCCGCCGTCTCCGCCGCCGTAACCGCCACCGTCAAGACTGAAATCCCCGCTGTCACCGCCGCGAGTGGTGGGAGGACCCACGAGTGCTCCATCTGCCACAAGTGCTTCCCGACCGGGCAGGCCTTGGGAGGACACAAGCGCTGCCACTACGACGGTGGCAGCAGCACCGCCAACAGCGCCGTCACGACTGTTTCCGAAGGCGGCGGTGGATCCTCCAGCCACGGCCAGTGCCAGACTCAGAGCCAGCGTGGGTTCGTACTCGACCTGAACTTGCCTGCTGAGCCGGAAGTGCTACAAGTGTGGACCGGGTTCGACAAGAAGAAGAGTACTCAAGCCTCCGCCGAGCAGGAGGAGGTGCAGAGTCCGATGCCGGAGAAGAAGCCGCGTCTGACATTGGGGCCTGAGTGA